From Coraliomargarita sinensis:
AATCTTGCCTAGAATCGGTTTTTTCGCCTTGCTTGTTGGCGAGTTCGAATGACCACCCGCACCACTTAGCTCATGTCTGAAGCCCCGCAAATCGAGAACGTTCATTACGACAGCTCCGTGCCAGTCATGGACCGCGAGCAAATCGATATGTTGCTGATGGCCGAGGATGGTGACGAATCAACCGCTCTGGCGCGGGAATTATTCCATCTTTACGAGTCGGAATCGCGTGAAAAGCTGGCGGCATTGGACCAGATCTGCCGGGATCGGGATGGCGACGCTCTTAGAAGAGTGGTCCATTTCATTGCCGGTAGCGCCGGAAACCTTGGCCTTATGCGCCTGAGCGCATTTTACCGTGGAATCGAGCATGCCGTCGACGACGGGGAGCTGGAAGACTACGAAGCCTGCGCCAGGCTTATCCCCCGGGAGTTCGAGCTCAGTTGCCGCGAGTTCAGTCAGTCGCTGGGCTTGGACAAATAATGCTGACGTAGATTTTTCTGGCAGAAGTCCGTTCCTGGGCTATTGCTTGACCGCTTATGTCAGAAAGCACGGACAGCCCGAACGATTTTATCCGCCAAATGGTGGCCGCAGATGTGGCCGCCGGTAAGCATGGCGGGCAGGTTCAGACACGTTTCCCGCCGGAGCCGAACGGATATCTCCAAATCGGACATGCCAAGGCCATCTGCCTGAATTTCGAGATCGCCAGAGAGTTTGGCGGCAAGTGCAACCTGCGATTCGACGACACGAACCCGGAAAAGGAAAGCGATGAGTTTGTCCGCGCCATTCAGGAGGATATTAAATGGCTGGGCTATGACTGGGCGAAGCTTTGTTTCGCCAGTGATTACTTTGAGCAGTTGTTCGAATGGGCCCTTCAATTGATCGAGTCCGGCGACGCCTATGTGGATGAGCTCGGTGCCGATGCCATGCGAGAGTACCGCGGTACGCTGACCGAGCCGGGCAAGAACAGCCCCTATCGCGACCGTCCTGTGGAGGAGAGTGCCGATCTTTTCAAGCGGATGCGGGCCGGCGAGTTCGAAGACGGCAAAATGGTCCTCCGTGCCAAAATCGATATGGCCCATCCGAATATGAATATGCGCGATCCGGTCATGTATCGGATCAAGCGCATGCACCACCACAAGCTGGGCGACGAGTGGTGTATCTATCCGAGCTACGATTTCACCCACGGGCAGAGTGATGCCATTGAAGGCGTGACCCATTCCCTTTGCTCCCTTGAGTTTGAGGATCACCGGCCGCTCTACGACTGGTTTATTGAAAAGCTGGGCATCTTCCCCTCCAAGCAAACTGAATTTGCCCGCCTGAATCTGACCTACACGGTTGTCAGCAAGCGCAAGTTGCGGGCCCTGGTCGAGGGGGGCTATGTCGAGGCCTGGAATGACCCGCGCATGCCCACGCTATCCGGGATGCGTCGTCGTGGCTATCCGGCGGCTGCGATTCGCAACTTCTGCCGCACCGTCGGTATTACCAAGACACCTTCGACCAGCGACATCGCCCTTCTCGAGCACGCCGTTCGCGACGAACTTAACCGCACCGCCGACCGCCGCATGGCCGTCATGGACCCGCTCGAGATAGAGCTGACCAACTGGCCGGAGGACAAAGTGCTGGAGGTCGAGGGGAACAACAACCCCGGCGATGAGTCTGCCGGCAGTCGGAAAATTCCTTTCGCGAAGCGCATATTCATCGAACAGGAGGACTTCCGCGAGGAGGCTAACCGCAAGTTTTTCCGCCTGAAAAAGGATGGGGAAGTGCGGTTGCGTCATGCCTATATCATTAAATGCGATGAGGTGATCAAGGACGCGGAGGGTAAGATTACCAAACTGCTCTGCAGTGTGGATATGGACACCCTGAATAAGAACCCGGAGGGCCGTAAGGTGAAGGGTGTGATTCAATGGGTCAGCGCCGATCATGCCTTGAAAGCGCCCGTCCGGTTGTTTGACCGTCTGTTCTCCGTGGAAAAACCGGAAGCGGATAAGGAGCGCGAGTTTCTAGAATTTGTGAACCCGGAATCTTCCTCGGAAACAACGGCTCTTTGTGAGCCCTGCCTGGCGGAAATCCAGCCCGGTGAAACCTGTCAGTTCGAACGGATCGGCTACTTCTGCGCTGACAGCAAGCTCTCCAAAGCGGGGCAACCGGTCTTCAATCGCACGGTCAGTCTGCGTGATTCCTGGGCGAAAAAGGATAAAGCGTCATGAAAACTAAATTAACTCAACTCTTTACCTCGACCTTTGGGGTAGCGCCAACCCAAATGGCATTTGCGCCGGGACGGATCGAATTTATCGGAAACCATACCGACTACAATGGGGGACTGGTGATGGGCGCTGCCGTGACCGAAGGTATTACCGTGGCCGCATCCAAGCGCGAGGATCGTGAGATACACCTGATCTGTGAACGTGGCAGCCTGGTTGTGGTAGCTCTCGATCAACTCGAGCCCATTGACGGGGATGCCTCCTGGTCGAACTATCCGGTGGGGGTAACCAAAGTTTTGCTGGATTCGGGCATGTCGATGGACTGTGGCTACAACCTGGCGGTGGTTTCCAATTTGCCAATCGGTGCCGGTATGAGCAGCAGTGCCGCCATCGAACTGGCGACGGCCTACGCGCTGGCTGCCTTGTTCGGGTTCGATGCCGGCAAAGCCGACTTTGCCCGGATTGGACGCAAGGCCGAAAACGAATTCGTAGGTATGCCATGCGGTATTCTTGACCAGGGCGTTTCTGCTTTCGGTCAGGCCGATCACCTCGTGCGGATTGATTGCGCGACAGAGGATTTCAGCACGACACCGATGCCGGAGGGGACACACTTCTGGATCTTTAATTCCAACAAAAAGCATGCCTTGGTCGATTCGGCCTACGCGGATCGTCACAAAGAATGTCACGATGCGCTTGCTCGTTTGCAGATACGCTATCCGGATGCCAAAACCCTTTCAGAAATCAGCCTCGAGCAACTGGAGGCCGCCAAGGACGACCTGGACGAGCTGCTGTATCGGCGCGCGGCCCACATCGTCGGCGAGAATGCCCGCGTGAGCGCAGTGCAGGAGGCACTCGCTTCCGGCGACTTGTCCGCGGTCGGTGCCGCCCTGACCGCTTCGCACGAAAGTTCGCGGGTTAATTTTGAAAACAGTATTCCGGAGTTGGATTTTCTCGCTCAGACATTGTCCAAGGAGGCGAACGTCTACGGGGCCCGTTTAACCGGCGGTGGTTTTGGCGGCGCTGTTATGGCGTTTACCAGTGCAGACTTCAGCCTCAACCAGGCGCGTGCTGTTACCGAGGCCTATTGTGAGAAATTCGGCTTTCAGGCTACCATCCTGCACACTCAGGCTGGTGCCGGTGCATACCTGTTCTAAGAGCAGCCAGTTAGCCTCAAAGTAGCATCGGCTTTGAAACCGATGATTGCAGTCCCGGAAGGAACACGAATCCAAACTTGTCTTCACTTCGCCCGGGCCTAGTTCTTTCTGCCATGAGTAAGCGTTACGTAGTAATCATGGCCGGTGGCCGGGGGGAGCGCTTTTGGCCGGTCAGCCGCTTGGCCCGCCCGAAGCAATTGCTCCCCATTGTTGGAGAAAAGGCCATGCTTACCCAGACAGTCGACCGCCTTTCCGGCCTGGTTGCCCCGAAGGATTTCTTTGTTATCACCAACACGGAACAGCGTGATGCCGTTCTCGAAGTTTGCCCCGATCTTGATCCGGCCAAGGTG
This genomic window contains:
- a CDS encoding Hpt domain-containing protein, which encodes MSEAPQIENVHYDSSVPVMDREQIDMLLMAEDGDESTALARELFHLYESESREKLAALDQICRDRDGDALRRVVHFIAGSAGNLGLMRLSAFYRGIEHAVDDGELEDYEACARLIPREFELSCREFSQSLGLDK
- a CDS encoding glutamine--tRNA ligase/YqeY domain fusion protein, whose protein sequence is MSESTDSPNDFIRQMVAADVAAGKHGGQVQTRFPPEPNGYLQIGHAKAICLNFEIAREFGGKCNLRFDDTNPEKESDEFVRAIQEDIKWLGYDWAKLCFASDYFEQLFEWALQLIESGDAYVDELGADAMREYRGTLTEPGKNSPYRDRPVEESADLFKRMRAGEFEDGKMVLRAKIDMAHPNMNMRDPVMYRIKRMHHHKLGDEWCIYPSYDFTHGQSDAIEGVTHSLCSLEFEDHRPLYDWFIEKLGIFPSKQTEFARLNLTYTVVSKRKLRALVEGGYVEAWNDPRMPTLSGMRRRGYPAAAIRNFCRTVGITKTPSTSDIALLEHAVRDELNRTADRRMAVMDPLEIELTNWPEDKVLEVEGNNNPGDESAGSRKIPFAKRIFIEQEDFREEANRKFFRLKKDGEVRLRHAYIIKCDEVIKDAEGKITKLLCSVDMDTLNKNPEGRKVKGVIQWVSADHALKAPVRLFDRLFSVEKPEADKEREFLEFVNPESSSETTALCEPCLAEIQPGETCQFERIGYFCADSKLSKAGQPVFNRTVSLRDSWAKKDKAS
- the galK gene encoding galactokinase, whose product is MKTKLTQLFTSTFGVAPTQMAFAPGRIEFIGNHTDYNGGLVMGAAVTEGITVAASKREDREIHLICERGSLVVVALDQLEPIDGDASWSNYPVGVTKVLLDSGMSMDCGYNLAVVSNLPIGAGMSSSAAIELATAYALAALFGFDAGKADFARIGRKAENEFVGMPCGILDQGVSAFGQADHLVRIDCATEDFSTTPMPEGTHFWIFNSNKKHALVDSAYADRHKECHDALARLQIRYPDAKTLSEISLEQLEAAKDDLDELLYRRAAHIVGENARVSAVQEALASGDLSAVGAALTASHESSRVNFENSIPELDFLAQTLSKEANVYGARLTGGGFGGAVMAFTSADFSLNQARAVTEAYCEKFGFQATILHTQAGAGAYLF